One genomic segment of Sanyastnella coralliicola includes these proteins:
- a CDS encoding prolyl oligopeptidase family serine peptidase, whose translation MYKQASILAAGAMILASCGGDPSGDNAEMESTVMLEYPETRKEAVVDTLWDTPVEDPYRWLEDDNSEETAAWVKAQNAVTRSFLDSISYRDAIRDRYEQLFNYEKVSSPNKVGEYYFIYKNDGLQNQSVIYVRKGRDGEDRVFIDPNALSEDGTVTASLMGASNDDKYVAVNRSEAGSDWSQIRVMNVETGEETGDILRWVKFSGAAWYEDGFFYSRYPEPQEGDEYSAANTFHRVYYHKLGTDQSEDELIYSNDDAPNMYHWCGTTEDDKYLILYASTGTDGYECYFMDLADRSKGFQPLFTGFENKSSVIDHIDGRFLVQTDIDAPKYRVVSIDPNNPAKENWKTVIAESDNLLEGASTGGGKLFATYLENANTRVYMGNLDGTEMTQVQLPDNTGSAGGFGAKKDDTTLFYSFTSFTYPTSIYEFNIETGESELYYSPKLQFNPDDFESKQVFYKSKDGTEVSLFIVHKKGLQLDGTNPTLLYGYGGFNVSLTPSFSTSNIILLENGGVYAMANLRGGGEFGEEWHRDGMLLNKQNVFDDFISAGEYLIAEGYTSQDKLAIAGGSNGGLLVGACMAQRPDLFQVAFPAVGVMDMLRYHKFTVGWGWIPEYGCADSSKVDFDNLYGYSPLHNLKDGTAYPATMVTTADHDDRVVPAHSFKFAARLQEAHQGSAPVLIRIEERAGHGAGKPTSKILDEQADKWAFMFENMGVTPKY comes from the coding sequence ATGTACAAACAAGCCTCCATCCTCGCTGCAGGAGCAATGATCCTTGCTTCATGTGGTGGTGATCCGTCTGGCGATAACGCCGAAATGGAATCAACAGTCATGCTAGAATACCCTGAAACGCGCAAAGAAGCTGTGGTAGATACGCTATGGGATACTCCTGTAGAAGATCCTTACCGCTGGTTAGAAGATGATAATTCAGAAGAAACAGCCGCTTGGGTGAAAGCCCAAAACGCGGTGACTCGCAGTTTCCTAGATAGTATCTCGTACCGCGATGCGATTCGTGATCGTTACGAGCAACTCTTCAACTACGAAAAGGTAAGCTCACCAAATAAGGTTGGGGAGTATTACTTCATTTACAAGAACGATGGTCTTCAGAATCAATCAGTGATCTACGTGCGTAAAGGACGTGATGGAGAAGACAGAGTATTTATCGATCCAAACGCATTGAGCGAAGACGGAACGGTAACGGCATCGTTGATGGGAGCATCAAATGACGATAAATATGTAGCTGTCAACCGCAGCGAAGCCGGATCAGATTGGAGTCAAATCCGCGTAATGAACGTGGAGACTGGTGAAGAGACTGGTGATATCCTTCGCTGGGTGAAGTTCTCAGGAGCTGCGTGGTACGAAGATGGATTCTTCTACAGCCGCTACCCAGAGCCGCAAGAAGGAGATGAGTACAGTGCTGCGAATACCTTCCACCGTGTCTACTACCACAAATTGGGAACAGATCAGTCGGAAGATGAGTTGATCTACTCGAATGATGATGCACCGAACATGTATCACTGGTGTGGAACAACAGAGGACGATAAGTACCTCATTCTATATGCGTCTACAGGAACTGATGGTTACGAGTGCTACTTTATGGACCTCGCTGATCGTTCAAAAGGATTCCAGCCACTATTCACAGGCTTCGAGAATAAAAGCAGTGTGATTGACCACATTGACGGACGATTCCTTGTTCAAACTGATATCGATGCGCCGAAGTATCGTGTAGTTTCTATCGATCCTAACAACCCGGCTAAAGAGAACTGGAAGACAGTGATTGCTGAATCAGACAATTTGCTTGAAGGTGCAAGTACCGGTGGAGGTAAACTCTTCGCTACTTACCTTGAAAACGCCAACACTCGTGTGTACATGGGGAACCTAGACGGGACTGAAATGACACAAGTTCAGCTTCCAGACAACACTGGTTCAGCAGGTGGATTCGGTGCGAAGAAAGATGACACAACCTTGTTCTACTCATTTACGTCGTTCACTTACCCAACATCAATCTACGAATTCAACATCGAAACAGGAGAATCAGAACTGTACTACTCTCCAAAGCTTCAGTTCAATCCAGACGACTTTGAGTCGAAGCAAGTGTTCTACAAAAGCAAAGACGGTACAGAAGTATCATTGTTCATCGTTCACAAGAAAGGACTACAACTTGACGGTACCAACCCAACCTTGCTTTATGGATATGGAGGTTTCAACGTTTCATTGACACCTAGCTTCAGCACATCAAACATCATTCTTCTGGAGAATGGTGGGGTATATGCTATGGCCAACCTCCGTGGAGGCGGTGAGTTTGGAGAAGAGTGGCACCGCGACGGAATGTTGTTGAACAAGCAAAATGTGTTTGACGACTTCATCTCTGCAGGTGAATACCTGATTGCAGAAGGCTACACCAGCCAAGACAAACTAGCGATCGCTGGTGGATCAAATGGCGGTCTTCTCGTTGGAGCATGTATGGCGCAACGTCCAGACCTTTTCCAAGTTGCCTTCCCTGCAGTAGGTGTGATGGACATGCTTCGCTACCACAAGTTCACTGTAGGATGGGGATGGATTCCAGAATATGGTTGTGCAGACAGCTCAAAAGTTGATTTCGACAACCTATACGGATACTCACCACTTCACAACCTGAAAGACGGTACAGCGTACCCAGCAACCATGGTAACAACAGCTGACCACGATGACCGTGTAGTTCCAGCACACAGCTTCAAGTTCGCAGCTCGCCTCCAAGAAGCTCACCAAGGATCGGCACCAGTACTAATTCGCATCGAAGAACGCGCAGGTCACGGCGCTGGTAAGCCAACCTCAAAGATTCTTGACGAACAAGCTGATAAGTGGGCTTTCATGTTTGAGAACATGGGAGTGACGCCGAAGTATTGA
- a CDS encoding LytR/AlgR family response regulator transcription factor — protein MEQTPDIIVISDEASIRSELNTLLGALGYDVVVYEAYPSVDEFRDQAQIPDLLILQVGEDQIEAAKGIIQATNAYRKTPIVFITDTKDDVVFTKLKEFKPFGFLPNPLDLGSIRRVVELALLYDTGNGSSEAYLNGTNGTNGTNGHHSNGNGVHLEYPTYFFTKVGNKLRKIPIDDVRYVEVEGKYSSIHLPEKKYNVKASLKELLEKFPPERFVRVSRNFIVNLEFIDHIDTIQYQVKVVDRDIPVSRTYKDELMGRISLL, from the coding sequence ATGGAACAAACACCAGACATAATCGTCATTTCTGACGAAGCAAGTATTCGGTCTGAACTCAATACGCTCCTTGGAGCACTGGGCTATGACGTCGTAGTATACGAGGCTTATCCGTCTGTTGATGAATTCCGAGATCAGGCTCAAATTCCTGATTTATTAATCCTTCAAGTGGGAGAAGATCAGATTGAGGCAGCGAAGGGAATTATTCAAGCGACGAACGCTTACAGAAAGACACCAATCGTATTCATTACGGATACGAAAGATGATGTAGTCTTTACCAAATTGAAAGAGTTCAAGCCTTTCGGATTCCTGCCGAATCCGTTAGACCTAGGTTCAATCCGCCGAGTTGTAGAGTTGGCTCTATTGTACGATACAGGTAACGGCTCTTCAGAAGCATACCTCAACGGAACCAATGGCACTAACGGAACCAATGGGCATCATTCAAATGGCAATGGGGTTCACCTCGAGTATCCGACATACTTCTTTACTAAGGTGGGGAACAAATTGCGCAAAATTCCAATTGACGACGTGCGCTACGTCGAAGTAGAAGGGAAATACAGCAGTATCCATCTTCCAGAGAAAAAGTACAATGTGAAGGCGTCGTTGAAGGAGCTTTTGGAAAAATTCCCTCCAGAACGATTTGTACGTGTGTCGCGAAACTTCATTGTCAACCTAGAATTCATCGATCATATTGATACTATTCAATACCAAGTGAAGGTGGTTGATCGTGATATTCCAGTATCTCGCACCTACAAGGATGAATTGATGGGAAGAATCTCCCTTCTTTAA
- a CDS encoding ATP-dependent Clp protease adaptor ClpS, protein MERILISTSNPQEEEDVLVLTEEVDEKQIVLFNDEVNTFDFVIESLIKVCGHDPIQAEQCTIIVHFKGKCSVKKGTFEDLEPMCTALLDRGLTAEIQ, encoded by the coding sequence ATGGAAAGGATTTTGATATCTACAAGTAATCCGCAGGAAGAAGAGGATGTACTGGTCTTAACCGAAGAGGTTGATGAAAAGCAAATTGTGCTCTTCAACGACGAGGTCAATACCTTCGATTTTGTGATCGAAAGTTTGATCAAAGTTTGTGGCCATGACCCAATTCAAGCGGAGCAATGTACCATCATCGTCCACTTCAAAGGAAAGTGCTCTGTGAAAAAAGGCACCTTTGAAGACTTAGAACCGATGTGTACCGCCCTACTTGATCGCGGTTTAACCGCTGAAATTCAATAA
- a CDS encoding M48 family metallopeptidase → MKTLRVLSLLALVAYLISCAKVPISGRRQMNLLNEVELIDMSLEAYNDFLSQSNVLPPSDRQAQMVSEVGQKISVAVEQYMNDNHLQKRIEGFQWEFQTIDDPTVNAWCMPGGKIAFYTGILPVCEDEAGIAVVMGHEIAHAIARHGNERMSKQLVIQAGGVTLAVLTSEKPQMAQDLFLMSYGIGTTLGSLKFSRQHESESDMLGLVFMAMAGYNPEEAPAFWERMSAQSGGQAPPEFLSTHPSHETRIADLNAFMPEAMQYYNP, encoded by the coding sequence ATGAAGACACTACGCGTACTTTCCCTCCTTGCTCTAGTAGCCTACCTAATCAGTTGTGCTAAAGTGCCTATTTCAGGTAGGCGACAGATGAATCTTCTAAACGAAGTCGAATTAATCGACATGTCATTGGAGGCATACAATGATTTCCTATCACAATCAAATGTGCTCCCTCCTTCTGATCGCCAAGCCCAGATGGTATCAGAAGTTGGACAGAAGATTTCAGTTGCTGTTGAGCAATACATGAACGATAACCACCTTCAGAAGCGCATCGAAGGCTTTCAATGGGAATTCCAGACGATTGATGACCCAACGGTAAATGCTTGGTGTATGCCTGGTGGTAAGATTGCGTTCTACACTGGTATTCTCCCGGTATGCGAAGATGAAGCTGGTATCGCAGTTGTCATGGGTCACGAAATCGCTCACGCGATAGCTCGACACGGAAATGAGCGCATGTCTAAACAGTTGGTTATTCAAGCTGGAGGTGTCACCCTTGCTGTGCTAACAAGCGAAAAGCCACAAATGGCGCAAGACCTCTTCCTCATGTCATATGGAATTGGAACGACGCTCGGCTCATTGAAATTCTCACGTCAGCATGAATCTGAAAGCGACATGCTCGGTCTTGTCTTCATGGCAATGGCAGGATATAACCCTGAAGAAGCCCCTGCTTTCTGGGAGCGAATGTCAGCGCAAAGCGGCGGACAAGCACCGCCTGAATTTCTTTCAACGCACCCGAGTCACGAAACACGTATCGCTGATCTGAATGCATTTATGCCAGAAGCGATGCAATACTACAACCCTTGA
- a CDS encoding group III truncated hemoglobin — MQGDIDTFEKVQLLVDSFYGKVRSDDLLGPIFENVVQGNWQPHLEKMYRFWQTILLFEHTYSGSPFPPHAKLPIDKSHFKRWLELFRATVKENFEGEKATEAVWRAEKMGEMFNYKLEYLRSNPSN, encoded by the coding sequence ATGCAAGGAGACATCGATACCTTCGAAAAGGTACAATTGCTGGTAGATTCCTTCTATGGAAAAGTGAGGTCTGATGATCTACTTGGCCCTATTTTCGAAAATGTGGTTCAGGGTAACTGGCAGCCTCATCTCGAAAAGATGTATCGTTTTTGGCAGACGATTCTTTTGTTTGAGCATACCTATTCTGGCAGCCCCTTCCCTCCACATGCGAAACTTCCCATTGACAAATCCCACTTCAAGCGTTGGCTAGAACTATTTAGAGCAACAGTGAAGGAAAACTTCGAAGGTGAAAAAGCCACGGAGGCTGTTTGGCGCGCTGAGAAAATGGGCGAAATGTTCAACTACAAGCTCGAATACTTGCGCTCTAATCCTTCCAATTGA
- a CDS encoding FG-GAP-like repeat-containing protein, giving the protein MRGLILTLAATCFACYSCAQTYEALGNSLGLSVDYGSPNFGNGISLYDINGDGYDDLTTSTDGNGTHIYLWNNDSFELLTVLPISGDAKAVIWSDVDNDGDADLLVTQRFGFEQLWIQDNLEFTDEASDRGVPQETDADTYGAAAGDYDLDGDLDIYICNYDWGVGSHNWLLRNDGTGHFEEVSIELGVDNGVVPSFMPSWGDFNNDGWPDLYVINDKSPSNTMYLNNGDGSFSDVSESSGTDIVIDCMSNTVADYDNDGDLDIYMTNDFNGNRLLQNNGDMTFTDVTETTGTAVGRFCWGAAFFDYDCDGDQDLHVSTEDAMFNHQNIFMRQNEVGSFSESNNLFNPLSLFQAYAIATGDIDRDGFPEIAITSRTPNNVSFYKNSGANNYWIAVSLEATVSNPEAIGSWVTVTNDSGSQYKYTQAGSGYLGQNSSNCLFGFGANGSDVTIEVNWPSGWTDTVNANMNDYNAIVEGSSYEVILANQEEIFICPGDSLILDAGEYEEYLWSNGHNERYLTIYEPTNISVQVLTPYGFFANSDELTISAAPEAEILMEAQDVTCFEESDGAFLWESDQVNLILFDGSFVNSNVEGLSEGFYEMTLYDNYNCLTDTNITISSPLQLTPSFTIVEPLCFGDDNGWIEGECTGGVGEITQDPANATLNNLVAGSYLITHTDENGCEIDSLVVISEPEELVVSIDVTDATEDALGSALANVTGGTPDYTYIWSSGGDENFEENLEEGNYVLTIVDGNGCLLNTPFSIDFIVSTEQLSRNELRIYPNPTNGQIIIEGLQIGDQVDVVNASGALVLSTQPRSNQLDLSQFTTGVYLLRIVSVDKTYAFRLVIE; this is encoded by the coding sequence ATGCGTGGATTGATCTTAACCCTCGCAGCAACTTGCTTTGCTTGCTATTCATGTGCCCAGACTTACGAAGCCCTTGGAAATTCATTGGGGTTATCGGTAGACTACGGGAGTCCAAATTTCGGTAACGGAATCAGTTTGTACGACATCAATGGCGATGGCTATGATGACCTTACTACGTCAACCGATGGCAATGGAACCCACATTTATCTGTGGAACAATGACTCCTTTGAATTACTCACTGTATTGCCTATTAGTGGTGACGCCAAAGCGGTCATCTGGTCTGATGTAGATAATGACGGTGATGCTGATTTGTTGGTCACACAAAGATTCGGATTTGAACAGCTCTGGATTCAAGACAACCTCGAATTCACCGATGAAGCATCTGACCGGGGTGTACCTCAAGAAACAGATGCAGACACTTATGGGGCAGCCGCTGGAGACTACGACCTAGACGGCGATTTAGACATTTATATCTGTAACTACGACTGGGGTGTAGGGTCGCATAATTGGTTGCTCCGAAACGATGGTACCGGTCATTTTGAGGAAGTTTCAATAGAACTCGGAGTAGATAACGGGGTCGTACCGAGCTTTATGCCTAGCTGGGGAGACTTCAATAACGATGGTTGGCCGGATTTGTATGTAATCAACGATAAGTCACCTAGCAATACCATGTACTTAAACAACGGAGACGGTTCGTTCTCTGACGTCTCGGAAAGTTCAGGAACCGATATCGTGATCGATTGCATGAGTAATACTGTTGCGGATTACGATAATGACGGTGATCTCGACATATACATGACCAACGATTTTAACGGAAACCGCCTACTCCAGAATAACGGTGATATGACCTTTACCGATGTCACTGAAACAACGGGAACAGCCGTAGGACGGTTTTGTTGGGGTGCTGCGTTCTTTGATTACGATTGCGATGGAGATCAAGATTTACATGTCAGCACAGAAGATGCCATGTTCAACCATCAAAACATCTTCATGCGACAAAATGAAGTGGGTTCATTCTCTGAATCAAACAACCTCTTCAATCCTCTCAGTCTTTTTCAAGCCTATGCCATTGCCACCGGGGATATCGACCGTGATGGATTCCCAGAGATTGCAATTACCAGTCGTACGCCTAACAATGTCTCGTTCTACAAAAACTCTGGAGCCAACAACTACTGGATTGCTGTGTCGCTTGAAGCAACCGTTTCGAATCCAGAAGCGATTGGTTCTTGGGTTACCGTGACCAATGACTCTGGTTCACAGTATAAGTACACACAAGCTGGATCAGGCTACCTAGGGCAGAATTCATCGAATTGCTTATTCGGTTTTGGTGCTAACGGCAGTGACGTGACCATTGAAGTAAACTGGCCATCTGGTTGGACGGATACTGTGAACGCAAACATGAACGATTACAACGCGATTGTTGAAGGTTCGTCCTATGAAGTGATCTTAGCAAATCAAGAGGAAATATTCATTTGCCCAGGTGACAGTTTGATCTTAGACGCGGGTGAATATGAAGAATACTTATGGTCTAATGGACATAACGAAAGATATCTCACCATCTATGAACCAACGAATATATCAGTTCAGGTATTGACCCCTTATGGATTCTTTGCAAACAGTGATGAATTGACCATTTCAGCTGCACCTGAAGCTGAGATATTAATGGAAGCACAGGATGTTACTTGTTTCGAAGAAAGTGACGGTGCATTCCTTTGGGAATCTGATCAAGTCAACTTAATCCTGTTCGATGGTAGCTTCGTCAATTCGAACGTTGAAGGATTGTCAGAAGGATTTTATGAAATGACCCTTTACGACAACTACAACTGTTTAACTGACACAAACATTACAATATCTTCTCCTTTGCAACTTACTCCTTCTTTCACCATCGTTGAACCACTCTGTTTTGGAGATGACAACGGATGGATTGAAGGTGAATGTACCGGTGGTGTGGGTGAAATCACACAGGATCCGGCCAATGCAACGCTGAACAACCTAGTAGCTGGATCGTACTTGATCACCCACACTGATGAAAACGGTTGTGAAATTGATAGTCTCGTAGTGATTTCTGAACCAGAAGAACTGGTGGTTTCCATTGATGTAACCGACGCCACTGAAGACGCTCTCGGTTCCGCGTTAGCGAATGTAACCGGAGGAACACCCGATTATACCTATATATGGTCATCAGGCGGAGACGAAAACTTTGAAGAAAATCTAGAAGAAGGAAACTACGTGCTGACGATAGTAGACGGAAACGGCTGTTTGCTTAACACGCCATTCTCCATTGACTTCATCGTAAGCACAGAACAGCTATCTCGCAACGAATTAAGAATCTACCCGAATCCAACCAACGGACAAATTATCATTGAAGGACTGCAAATTGGAGATCAAGTTGATGTAGTCAATGCCTCAGGAGCTCTTGTATTATCAACACAGCCAAGGTCGAATCAACTAGATTTAAGCCAATTCACTACAGGAGTTTATCTCCTTCGAATCGTATCCGTTGATAAAACATATGCGTTCAGATTAGTTATCGAGTAA
- a CDS encoding penicillin acylase family protein: MRWIKRIFLLLVIIAGVASIYAYWYASSRVPQYEGEIDLPELKSEVTTTFDAHGIPHIKGESAEDVYMTLGYIMASERLFQMEMLRRVGRGELAEVLGDKGLGPDLFFRASGIAEYADRSAEAFESTFASAEELNECRAFIEGVNAFIRTGKEPLEFKLAGIPLTEFELRDLYAIAGYMAYSFEIALQTDMLATELERQHSEEWLQSMGLVSSSLPPFRPSCSTDTTETILLPDLLGELGIPVFTGSNSWAVNSSKSKSGAPILCNDTHIGYGLPQVWYEAALEFPGVKTYGNFLPGIPYALVGHSDHHGWGLTMFENDDIDFYREYENDAGEFIYEGNAYAPSFKEHVIKVKDAADTTISVKWSKHGPIINEVVEEIPDFPPYAMRWEYLQTDNQLITAFRNMMRSNELEEFESAIALIHAPGLSITYADKDDHIGNWSCARIPHHPAHVNPKTAIDGRYASNEILGYLDFSRNPQCVDPEVGYLGTANEAPEMMDSVFVYGYYVPPSRGKRIRKLLSETDQWDVSMMKDLLLDVYNDDEAIISQRLHRILTNSDFEWTDIEQEAIALLDWDGHYGINEPSPVVFTPLQMAILRSGMQDKMTPEQFERFAHTHWCKRFLHIALNDPDHEVWDVSTTDAKEKLQDHVGNAFRSVVAQLVGLYGNSTKDWSWGEAHQWGPPHPFKDVPVVGDWLSLDPMPMSGGNETISQSGFTPSSAGYYIGRFGAQMRIVLDLSDVGNSESIAPTGQSGHRMSKYYDDQADMYRKGEFRLQRISADPNGKKLVFK, translated from the coding sequence ATGCGCTGGATTAAACGAATTTTCTTACTCCTCGTCATCATCGCTGGAGTGGCCTCTATCTATGCTTATTGGTATGCATCTTCACGTGTACCTCAATACGAAGGCGAGATTGATCTCCCAGAGTTGAAAAGCGAGGTAACCACCACTTTCGATGCGCACGGCATCCCTCATATTAAGGGTGAATCAGCCGAAGATGTTTATATGACGCTCGGCTATATCATGGCTTCTGAGCGATTATTTCAAATGGAAATGTTGCGACGTGTTGGTCGGGGTGAATTAGCTGAAGTTCTAGGCGATAAAGGTCTAGGACCTGATCTTTTCTTTCGTGCGTCTGGTATTGCTGAATATGCTGATCGTTCTGCTGAAGCGTTTGAAAGTACTTTCGCTAGCGCGGAAGAGTTAAATGAGTGCAGAGCATTCATCGAAGGGGTGAACGCCTTCATTCGAACAGGAAAAGAACCGCTCGAATTTAAACTGGCTGGAATTCCCTTGACAGAATTCGAATTGCGCGATTTATATGCCATCGCTGGTTACATGGCATACAGCTTTGAAATCGCACTTCAGACAGATATGTTGGCAACAGAACTTGAACGCCAACACTCTGAAGAATGGCTCCAAAGTATGGGTTTAGTAAGTTCGTCCCTCCCTCCTTTCCGCCCATCGTGTTCAACCGATACTACTGAAACCATACTGCTTCCAGATCTCCTTGGGGAACTGGGAATACCTGTGTTTACCGGCTCAAATTCTTGGGCAGTAAATTCTAGTAAAAGCAAGAGTGGAGCTCCCATCTTGTGCAATGACACCCATATCGGATACGGGCTTCCACAGGTATGGTACGAGGCGGCACTTGAATTCCCTGGTGTAAAGACCTACGGAAACTTCCTACCTGGGATCCCTTATGCCTTGGTCGGACATTCAGATCATCATGGATGGGGACTCACGATGTTTGAAAATGACGACATTGACTTTTACCGTGAATACGAAAATGATGCTGGTGAGTTTATCTATGAAGGCAACGCCTACGCACCTTCCTTCAAAGAGCATGTGATAAAGGTGAAAGATGCTGCTGACACCACGATTTCGGTGAAGTGGTCAAAGCACGGCCCGATAATCAATGAAGTGGTAGAGGAAATTCCAGACTTCCCTCCTTATGCCATGCGTTGGGAATACCTACAAACAGACAACCAACTCATCACTGCATTTAGAAATATGATGCGGTCGAATGAATTGGAAGAATTTGAATCAGCGATTGCCCTGATTCACGCACCTGGATTAAGTATCACCTATGCAGATAAAGATGACCATATTGGAAACTGGTCTTGTGCCCGTATTCCTCATCACCCTGCTCATGTAAATCCTAAAACCGCGATCGACGGTAGATACGCGAGCAATGAAATCTTGGGTTACCTTGATTTCAGCAGAAACCCACAGTGTGTTGATCCTGAAGTTGGCTATTTAGGTACAGCGAACGAGGCTCCCGAAATGATGGACTCTGTCTTTGTTTATGGCTACTACGTCCCGCCTAGCCGTGGAAAGCGTATTAGAAAACTATTATCTGAGACAGATCAATGGGATGTCAGCATGATGAAAGATCTGCTCCTCGATGTCTATAACGACGACGAAGCCATTATTTCTCAGCGACTTCATCGCATCCTTACCAACAGTGATTTTGAGTGGACAGATATAGAACAGGAAGCCATCGCTTTGCTTGATTGGGACGGCCATTATGGAATCAATGAACCTTCTCCAGTAGTATTCACACCGCTTCAAATGGCCATTTTGCGGTCGGGTATGCAAGACAAAATGACCCCTGAGCAGTTTGAACGCTTTGCGCATACGCATTGGTGCAAAAGGTTCTTGCATATCGCCTTGAATGATCCAGACCATGAAGTGTGGGATGTCAGTACCACTGATGCGAAAGAAAAACTACAAGATCATGTTGGTAATGCGTTTAGAAGTGTGGTCGCACAACTGGTCGGACTCTACGGTAATTCTACCAAAGATTGGTCTTGGGGAGAAGCGCATCAATGGGGGCCTCCTCACCCATTTAAAGACGTTCCAGTCGTAGGTGATTGGTTGAGTCTCGATCCGATGCCAATGTCTGGAGGAAATGAGACCATTTCTCAGTCTGGTTTCACCCCTTCTTCTGCAGGCTATTACATCGGAAGATTTGGTGCTCAAATGCGCATCGTTTTAGACCTTTCAGATGTTGGAAATTCGGAGAGTATCGCGCCTACCGGGCAAAGCGGACATCGTATGAGCAAATACTATGATGACCAGGCTGATATGTACCGAAAAGGTGAGTTCCGACTGCAACGAATTTCGGCTGATCCAAACGGAAAAAAATTAGTGTTTAAGTAG